A window of Coturnix japonica isolate 7356 unplaced genomic scaffold, Coturnix japonica 2.1 chrUnrandom530, whole genome shotgun sequence contains these coding sequences:
- the LOC107307282 gene encoding ras GTPase-activating protein nGAP-like: protein MPIVREHLYTPIYLQVITDGHSRSFGCSSLAERDRWIENLRRTVQPNKDNCERLELSLSLWVYEARDLPPRRRLRCHLHLDGTLFARTTAKVSGPDGELFWGELFQLAALPPCHALTLSLCRDDQGHPNQPVASVTVPLAELGAARQPLERWYPLSSHGGNERAPALRVRGRYREVRVLPIVRYKELAEFITFHYRELCARLEPTIAVRHKEELAGALVRVLQSTGKAKVQRGGCNGHGGWGGMGDDQVGGDAVVGLE, encoded by the exons ATGCCCATAGTGCGG gAGCACCTATATACCCCCATTTATCTGCAGGTCATCACGGACGGGCACAGCCGCTCctttggctgcagctccttggcTGAACGGGACCGTTGGATCGAGAACCTGCGGCGCACGGTGCAGCCCAACAAG GACAACTGTGAGCGCCTGGAGCTGTCATTGAGCCTATGGGTCTATGAAGCAAGAGACCTCCCACCCCGCCGCCGTCTCCGGTGCCACCTCCATTTGGACGGGACCCTCTTTGCCCGCACCACAGCCAAAGTGTCCGGTCCCGATGGCGAGCTCTTCTGGGGCGAGCTCTTCCAGCTGGCGGCCCTGCCTCCCTGCCATGCCCTCACCTTGTCTCTATGCCGTGACGATCAAGGCCACCCCAACCAACCCGTGGCATCTGTCACCGTCCCTTTggctgagctgggggctgcccgGCAGCCCTTGGAGAGGTGGTATCCATTGAGTAGCCATGGGGGCAATGAACGGGCTCCGGCGCTGCGGGTGCGTGGGAGGTACCGGGAGGTTCGGGTGCTGCCCATCGTCCGCTATAAGGAGTTGGCTGAGTTCATCACCTTCCACTACCGGGAGCTGTGTGCCCGCCTGGAGCCCACCATCGCTGTGAGGCACAAGGAGGAGCTCGCCGGGGCCTTGGTGCGAGTGCTGCAGAGCACCGGGAAAGCCAAGGTACAGAGGGGGGG TTGCAATGGTCATGGTGGTTGGGGTGGGATGGGTGATGACCAGGTTGGGGGGGATGCGGTGGTTGGGTTGGAATAG